A section of the Halichoerus grypus chromosome 11, mHalGry1.hap1.1, whole genome shotgun sequence genome encodes:
- the TMPRSS4 gene encoding transmembrane protease serine 4 isoform X1, which produces MDPDSNQPLNSLDVTPLRKPRTPLETFKKVGIPIIAALLSLATIIIMAVLIKVILDKYYFLCGQPLHVIPRRQVCDGQQDCASGEDEQLCVKTFPDGSPVAVRLSRDRSTLQVLDPATQSWASACFDNFTEALAKIACGQMGYDSKPTFRAVEIGPDQDLDVVGITENGQGIQVQNLSGPCLSGSLVSLHCLACGESLKAPRVVGGETASVDSWPWQVSIQYNKQHICGGSILDPHWILTAAHCFRKYHDVSTWKVRAGSDKLGNFPSLPVASIFITELNTTYSKEKDIALVKLQFPLTFSGTVRPICLPFFDEELIPATPLWVIGWGFTEQDGGKMSDTLLQASVQLIDHTRCNAEDAYQGEVTEQMLCAGILEGGVDTCQGDSGGPLMYHSDQWQVVGIVSWGHGCGGPSTPGVYTKVTAYLNWIYNVRKPQHFLAQQRVSIPVKDLRVHRHPEGRQQPQLRHPLGSRCPKEKDTVH; this is translated from the exons GATCCTGACAGCAATCAACCCCTGAACAGCCTTG ACGTCACCCCCCTGCGCAAACCTCGCACTCCCCTGGAAACCTTCAAAAAGGTTGGCATCCCCATCATCGCAGCACTGCTGAGCCTGGCGACCATCATCATCATGGCTGTCCTCA TCAAGGTGATTCTGGACAAATACTACTTCCTCTGCGGGCAGCCTCTCCACGTCATCCCGAGGAGGCAGGTGTGTGACGGCCAGCAGGACTGTGCCTCCGGGGAGGACGAGCAGCTCTGTGTCAAGACCTTCCCCGATGGGTCCCCAGTGGCAG TCCGCCTCTCCAGGGACCGATCCACCCTGCAGGTGCTGGACCCGGCCACACAGAGCTGGGCCTCTGCCTGCTTCGACAACTTCACAGAAGCTCTGGCCAAGATAGCCTGTGGGCAGATGGGCTATGACAG CAAACCCACCTTCAGAGCTGTGGAGATCGGCCCAGACCAAGATCTGGATGTTGTTGGAATCACGGAGAACGGCCAGGGGATTCAGGTGCAAAACCTAAGTGG ACCCTGTCTCTCGGGCTCCCTGGTCTCCCTGCACTGCCTTG CCTGTGGGGAGAGCCTGAAAGCCCCTCGGGTGGTGGGCGGGGAGACGGCCTCTGTGGATTCTTGGCCTTGGCAGGTCAGCATCCAGTACAACAAACAACACATATGTGGAGGGAGCATTCTGGACCCCCACTGGATCCTCACGGCAGCCCACTGCTTCAG GAAGTATCATGATGTCTCCACCTGGAAGGTGAGGGCTGGCTCAGACAAACTGGGCAACTTCCCATCCCTGCCTGTGGCCAGCATCTTCATCACTGAGCTCAACACCACGTACTCCAAAGAGAAGGACATTGCCCTCGTGAAGCTGCAGTTCCCACTCACATTCTCCG GCACGGTCAGACCCATCTGCCTGCCCTTTTTTGATGAGGAGCTCATTCCAGCCACCCCGCTCTGGGTTATTGGATGGGGCTTTACGGAGCAGGATGGAG GAAAGATGTCCGACACACTGCTGCAGGCATCAGTCCAGCTCATTGACCACACTCGGTGCAACGCGGAGGATGCCTACCAGGGGGAAGTTACCGAGCAGATGCTGTGCGCAGGCATCCTGGAGGGCGGCGTGGACACCTGCCAG GGTGACAGCGGTGGGCCCCTGATGTATCACTCTGACCAGTGGCAAGTGGTGGGTATCGTGAGCTGGGGCCATGGCTGTGGGGGCCCCAGTACCCCGGGAGTATACACCAAGGTCACAGCCTATCTCAACTGGATCTATAATGTCCGGAAG CCTCAGCATTTCTTGGCGCAGCAAAGGGTCTCCATTCCTGTAAAAGACCTCAGAGTCCACAGGCACCCGGAAGGACGTCAGCAGCCCCAGCTCCGCCACCCCTTGGGCTCCCGGTGTCCCAAGGAGAAAGACACAGTCCACTGA
- the TMPRSS4 gene encoding transmembrane protease serine 4 isoform X4 yields MGYDSKPTFRAVEIGPDQDLDVVGITENGQGIQVQNLSGPCLSGSLVSLHCLACGESLKAPRVVGGETASVDSWPWQVSIQYNKQHICGGSILDPHWILTAAHCFRKYHDVSTWKVRAGSDKLGNFPSLPVASIFITELNTTYSKEKDIALVKLQFPLTFSGTVRPICLPFFDEELIPATPLWVIGWGFTEQDGGKMSDTLLQASVQLIDHTRCNAEDAYQGEVTEQMLCAGILEGGVDTCQGDSGGPLMYHSDQWQVVGIVSWGHGCGGPSTPGVYTKVTAYLNWIYNVRKPQHFLAQQRVSIPVKDLRVHRHPEGRQQPQLRHPLGSRCPKEKDTVH; encoded by the exons ATGGGCTATGACAG CAAACCCACCTTCAGAGCTGTGGAGATCGGCCCAGACCAAGATCTGGATGTTGTTGGAATCACGGAGAACGGCCAGGGGATTCAGGTGCAAAACCTAAGTGG ACCCTGTCTCTCGGGCTCCCTGGTCTCCCTGCACTGCCTTG CCTGTGGGGAGAGCCTGAAAGCCCCTCGGGTGGTGGGCGGGGAGACGGCCTCTGTGGATTCTTGGCCTTGGCAGGTCAGCATCCAGTACAACAAACAACACATATGTGGAGGGAGCATTCTGGACCCCCACTGGATCCTCACGGCAGCCCACTGCTTCAG GAAGTATCATGATGTCTCCACCTGGAAGGTGAGGGCTGGCTCAGACAAACTGGGCAACTTCCCATCCCTGCCTGTGGCCAGCATCTTCATCACTGAGCTCAACACCACGTACTCCAAAGAGAAGGACATTGCCCTCGTGAAGCTGCAGTTCCCACTCACATTCTCCG GCACGGTCAGACCCATCTGCCTGCCCTTTTTTGATGAGGAGCTCATTCCAGCCACCCCGCTCTGGGTTATTGGATGGGGCTTTACGGAGCAGGATGGAG GAAAGATGTCCGACACACTGCTGCAGGCATCAGTCCAGCTCATTGACCACACTCGGTGCAACGCGGAGGATGCCTACCAGGGGGAAGTTACCGAGCAGATGCTGTGCGCAGGCATCCTGGAGGGCGGCGTGGACACCTGCCAG GGTGACAGCGGTGGGCCCCTGATGTATCACTCTGACCAGTGGCAAGTGGTGGGTATCGTGAGCTGGGGCCATGGCTGTGGGGGCCCCAGTACCCCGGGAGTATACACCAAGGTCACAGCCTATCTCAACTGGATCTATAATGTCCGGAAG CCTCAGCATTTCTTGGCGCAGCAAAGGGTCTCCATTCCTGTAAAAGACCTCAGAGTCCACAGGCACCCGGAAGGACGTCAGCAGCCCCAGCTCCGCCACCCCTTGGGCTCCCGGTGTCCCAAGGAGAAAGACACAGTCCACTGA
- the TMPRSS4 gene encoding transmembrane protease serine 4 isoform X3 has product MDPDSNQPLNSLDVTPLRKPRTPLETFKKVGIPIIAALLSLATIIIMAVLIKVILDKYYFLCGQPLHVIPRRQVCDGQQDCASGEDEQLCVKTFPDGSPVAVRLSRDRSTLQVLDPATQSWASACFDNFTEALAKIACGQMGYDSKPTFRAVEIGPDQDLDVVGITENGQGIQVQNLSGPCLSGSLVSLHCLACGESLKAPRVVGGETASVDSWPWQVSIQYNKQHICGGSILDPHWILTAAHCFRKYHDVSTWKVRAGSDKLGNFPSLPVASIFITELNTTYSKEKDIALVKLQFPLTFSGTVRPICLPFFDEELIPATPLWVIGWGFTEQDGGKMSDTLLQASVQLIDHTRCNAEDAYQGEVTEQMLCAGILEGGVDTCQLEP; this is encoded by the exons GATCCTGACAGCAATCAACCCCTGAACAGCCTTG ACGTCACCCCCCTGCGCAAACCTCGCACTCCCCTGGAAACCTTCAAAAAGGTTGGCATCCCCATCATCGCAGCACTGCTGAGCCTGGCGACCATCATCATCATGGCTGTCCTCA TCAAGGTGATTCTGGACAAATACTACTTCCTCTGCGGGCAGCCTCTCCACGTCATCCCGAGGAGGCAGGTGTGTGACGGCCAGCAGGACTGTGCCTCCGGGGAGGACGAGCAGCTCTGTGTCAAGACCTTCCCCGATGGGTCCCCAGTGGCAG TCCGCCTCTCCAGGGACCGATCCACCCTGCAGGTGCTGGACCCGGCCACACAGAGCTGGGCCTCTGCCTGCTTCGACAACTTCACAGAAGCTCTGGCCAAGATAGCCTGTGGGCAGATGGGCTATGACAG CAAACCCACCTTCAGAGCTGTGGAGATCGGCCCAGACCAAGATCTGGATGTTGTTGGAATCACGGAGAACGGCCAGGGGATTCAGGTGCAAAACCTAAGTGG ACCCTGTCTCTCGGGCTCCCTGGTCTCCCTGCACTGCCTTG CCTGTGGGGAGAGCCTGAAAGCCCCTCGGGTGGTGGGCGGGGAGACGGCCTCTGTGGATTCTTGGCCTTGGCAGGTCAGCATCCAGTACAACAAACAACACATATGTGGAGGGAGCATTCTGGACCCCCACTGGATCCTCACGGCAGCCCACTGCTTCAG GAAGTATCATGATGTCTCCACCTGGAAGGTGAGGGCTGGCTCAGACAAACTGGGCAACTTCCCATCCCTGCCTGTGGCCAGCATCTTCATCACTGAGCTCAACACCACGTACTCCAAAGAGAAGGACATTGCCCTCGTGAAGCTGCAGTTCCCACTCACATTCTCCG GCACGGTCAGACCCATCTGCCTGCCCTTTTTTGATGAGGAGCTCATTCCAGCCACCCCGCTCTGGGTTATTGGATGGGGCTTTACGGAGCAGGATGGAG GAAAGATGTCCGACACACTGCTGCAGGCATCAGTCCAGCTCATTGACCACACTCGGTGCAACGCGGAGGATGCCTACCAGGGGGAAGTTACCGAGCAGATGCTGTGCGCAGGCATCCTGGAGGGCGGCGTGGACACCTGCCAG TTGGAGCCATGA
- the TMPRSS4 gene encoding transmembrane protease serine 4 isoform X2 codes for MDPDSNQPLNSLDVTPLRKPRTPLETFKKVGIPIIAALLSLATIIIMAVLIKVILDKYYFLCGQPLHVIPRRQVCDGQQDCASGEDEQLCVKTFPDGSPVAVRLSRDRSTLQVLDPATQSWASACFDNFTEALAKIACGQMGYDSKPTFRAVEIGPDQDLDVVGITENGQGIQVQNLSGPCLSGSLVSLHCLACGESLKAPRVVGGETASVDSWPWQVSIQYNKQHICGGSILDPHWILTAAHCFRKYHDVSTWKVRAGSDKLGNFPSLPVASIFITELNTTYSKEKDIALVKLQFPLTFSGTVRPICLPFFDEELIPATPLWVIGWGFTEQDGGKMSDTLLQASVQLIDHTRCNAEDAYQGEVTEQMLCAGILEGGVDTCQGDSGGPLMYHSDQWQVVGIVSWGHGCGGPSTPGVYTKVTAYLNWIYNVRKLEP; via the exons GATCCTGACAGCAATCAACCCCTGAACAGCCTTG ACGTCACCCCCCTGCGCAAACCTCGCACTCCCCTGGAAACCTTCAAAAAGGTTGGCATCCCCATCATCGCAGCACTGCTGAGCCTGGCGACCATCATCATCATGGCTGTCCTCA TCAAGGTGATTCTGGACAAATACTACTTCCTCTGCGGGCAGCCTCTCCACGTCATCCCGAGGAGGCAGGTGTGTGACGGCCAGCAGGACTGTGCCTCCGGGGAGGACGAGCAGCTCTGTGTCAAGACCTTCCCCGATGGGTCCCCAGTGGCAG TCCGCCTCTCCAGGGACCGATCCACCCTGCAGGTGCTGGACCCGGCCACACAGAGCTGGGCCTCTGCCTGCTTCGACAACTTCACAGAAGCTCTGGCCAAGATAGCCTGTGGGCAGATGGGCTATGACAG CAAACCCACCTTCAGAGCTGTGGAGATCGGCCCAGACCAAGATCTGGATGTTGTTGGAATCACGGAGAACGGCCAGGGGATTCAGGTGCAAAACCTAAGTGG ACCCTGTCTCTCGGGCTCCCTGGTCTCCCTGCACTGCCTTG CCTGTGGGGAGAGCCTGAAAGCCCCTCGGGTGGTGGGCGGGGAGACGGCCTCTGTGGATTCTTGGCCTTGGCAGGTCAGCATCCAGTACAACAAACAACACATATGTGGAGGGAGCATTCTGGACCCCCACTGGATCCTCACGGCAGCCCACTGCTTCAG GAAGTATCATGATGTCTCCACCTGGAAGGTGAGGGCTGGCTCAGACAAACTGGGCAACTTCCCATCCCTGCCTGTGGCCAGCATCTTCATCACTGAGCTCAACACCACGTACTCCAAAGAGAAGGACATTGCCCTCGTGAAGCTGCAGTTCCCACTCACATTCTCCG GCACGGTCAGACCCATCTGCCTGCCCTTTTTTGATGAGGAGCTCATTCCAGCCACCCCGCTCTGGGTTATTGGATGGGGCTTTACGGAGCAGGATGGAG GAAAGATGTCCGACACACTGCTGCAGGCATCAGTCCAGCTCATTGACCACACTCGGTGCAACGCGGAGGATGCCTACCAGGGGGAAGTTACCGAGCAGATGCTGTGCGCAGGCATCCTGGAGGGCGGCGTGGACACCTGCCAG GGTGACAGCGGTGGGCCCCTGATGTATCACTCTGACCAGTGGCAAGTGGTGGGTATCGTGAGCTGGGGCCATGGCTGTGGGGGCCCCAGTACCCCGGGAGTATACACCAAGGTCACAGCCTATCTCAACTGGATCTATAATGTCCGGAAG TTGGAGCCATGA